In the Pseudolabrys taiwanensis genome, one interval contains:
- a CDS encoding UPF0262 family protein codes for MNTPNTPPGSKQRLVAVTLDEASIGRSNADVEHERKIAIYDLLEQNSFVPVGHEGDGPYTLHLSINGNRLVFDIRREDGTPVMAHLFSLSPLRRIVKDYYLICDSYYQAIRTATPDKIEAIDMGRRGIHNEGSRILMERLKDKVAIDSDTARRLFTLICVLHWRG; via the coding sequence ATGAACACCCCGAACACCCCTCCCGGCTCGAAGCAGCGTCTGGTTGCGGTGACGCTGGACGAGGCGTCGATTGGGCGTTCCAACGCGGATGTCGAGCACGAGCGCAAGATCGCGATCTACGATCTGCTCGAGCAGAACTCGTTCGTGCCGGTCGGCCATGAGGGCGACGGCCCCTACACGCTGCACCTGTCCATCAACGGCAACCGTCTGGTGTTCGACATTCGCCGCGAGGACGGCACGCCGGTGATGGCGCATCTGTTCTCGCTCTCGCCGCTCAGACGGATCGTGAAGGATTACTACCTGATCTGCGACAGTTACTATCAGGCCATCCGCACGGCCACACCCGACAAGATCGAGGCGATCGACATGGGCCGCCGCGGCATCCACAACGAAGGCTCGCGCATCTTGATGGAGCGGCTCAAGGACAAGGTGGCGATCGACAGCGACACCGCTCGCCGCCTGTTCACTTTGATCTGCGTGCTGCACTGGCGGGGGTGA
- the hisD gene encoding histidinol dehydrogenase → MPLRLDSQSADFADRFRSFLSVKREASQDVEQTVRGIIEAVISRGDEALKEFTAKFDRIDVAKIGLRVSAAEIDAAEKACDKDALAALKLARDRIEAYHLRQKPKAEERFTDALGVELGAKWTAIEAVGLYVPGGTAAYPSSVLMNAVPAKVAGCPRLVMVVPSPDGKLAPLVLAAAKLAGVDEVYRVGGAQAVAALAYGTETIAPVAKIVGPGNAYVAAAKRLVFGKVGIDMIAGPSEVLILADKTGNPDWIAADLLAQAEHDTSAQSILITDSPELATDVEKAVESQLKTLPRADVASASWRDFGAIILVPKLADAVPLVDRLAPEHLEIAAVDAEALTAKIRNAGAIFIGAHTPEAIGDYVAGSNHVLPTARSARFSSGLNVLDFMKRTSLLKCGPEQLRALGPAAIALGEAEGLGAHARSVAIRLNL, encoded by the coding sequence ATGCCCCTTCGCCTCGACAGCCAAAGCGCCGATTTTGCCGACCGTTTCCGGTCCTTCCTCAGCGTCAAGCGCGAGGCCTCGCAGGATGTGGAGCAGACCGTCCGCGGCATCATCGAGGCGGTGATCTCGCGCGGCGACGAGGCGCTCAAGGAATTCACCGCCAAGTTCGACCGCATCGACGTCGCCAAGATCGGCCTGCGGGTCAGCGCCGCCGAGATCGATGCCGCCGAAAAGGCGTGCGATAAAGACGCGCTCGCTGCGCTCAAGCTCGCCCGCGACCGTATCGAGGCCTATCACCTCCGGCAGAAGCCCAAGGCCGAGGAACGTTTCACCGACGCGCTCGGCGTCGAGCTGGGCGCCAAGTGGACCGCTATCGAAGCGGTCGGCCTTTACGTGCCGGGCGGCACCGCCGCCTATCCTTCATCCGTTCTCATGAACGCCGTGCCGGCCAAGGTCGCCGGTTGTCCGCGGCTGGTGATGGTCGTGCCGTCGCCGGACGGCAAATTGGCCCCGCTGGTGCTGGCGGCGGCAAAGCTCGCCGGCGTCGACGAGGTTTATCGCGTCGGCGGTGCGCAGGCGGTGGCCGCGCTCGCCTATGGCACCGAGACGATCGCGCCGGTGGCCAAGATCGTCGGTCCCGGCAACGCCTATGTCGCCGCCGCCAAGCGTCTGGTGTTCGGCAAGGTCGGCATCGACATGATCGCGGGTCCGTCCGAGGTGCTGATCCTCGCCGACAAGACCGGCAATCCCGATTGGATCGCGGCCGACCTCCTGGCGCAGGCCGAGCACGATACCAGCGCGCAGTCGATCCTGATCACGGACTCGCCCGAGCTGGCAACCGACGTCGAGAAGGCCGTCGAGTCGCAGCTCAAGACCTTGCCGCGTGCCGACGTCGCTTCGGCGTCGTGGCGCGACTTCGGTGCGATCATTCTCGTGCCGAAGCTGGCGGACGCGGTGCCGCTGGTCGATCGGCTCGCGCCCGAGCACCTCGAGATCGCCGCTGTCGATGCCGAAGCGCTCACGGCGAAGATCCGCAATGCCGGCGCCATCTTCATCGGCGCGCATACGCCCGAGGCGATCGGCGATTACGTCGCCGGCTCCAACCACGTGTTGCCGACGGCGCGCTCGGCGCGTTTCTCGTCGGGTCTCAACGTGCTCGACTTCATGAAGCGCACGTCGCTGCTCAAATGCGGTCCCGAACAGCTGCGCGCGCTCGGCCCCGCCGCGATCGCGCTCGGCGAGGCCGAGGGCTTGGGCGCGCATGCCCGTTCGGTGGCGATCCGCCTCAATCTGTGA
- a CDS encoding DUF2948 family protein yields the protein MDQIKFIVLDEEDLQVASAHLQDAVVKVSDILWRPQEKRFVVALNRFDWESANADEPKFRRRRAALRFERVQSCKCKDMNPAGKDTVHNLLAVEFAPTDMPSGVVSLFFSGGGVLRLEVECLEAELADLGPAWVTTCCPKHAEIEGVAVAEQR from the coding sequence ATGGACCAGATCAAATTCATCGTCCTCGACGAGGAGGACCTGCAAGTCGCTTCGGCGCATCTGCAGGATGCGGTGGTCAAGGTTTCCGACATCCTATGGCGGCCGCAGGAGAAGCGCTTCGTGGTCGCGCTCAATCGCTTCGATTGGGAAAGCGCCAACGCCGATGAGCCCAAGTTTCGCCGCCGCCGCGCGGCCCTGCGCTTCGAGCGCGTTCAGTCCTGCAAGTGCAAGGACATGAACCCCGCCGGGAAGGACACCGTCCATAACCTTCTGGCGGTCGAGTTCGCTCCCACCGATATGCCCTCCGGCGTCGTCAGCCTGTTCTTTTCCGGCGGCGGTGTCCTGCGGCTGGAGGTCGAATGCCTGGAGGCCGAGCTGGCCGATCTGGGGCCCGCCTGGGTCACGACCTGCTGTCCCAAGCACGCCGAGATCGAGGGCGTGGCGGTCGCCGAGCAGCGCTAA
- a CDS encoding molybdate ABC transporter substrate-binding protein, with the protein MSAGAVEAVVRQLAPEFERASGHKVDLNFGTAGSMRDRIKNGEKADLIILADAGIAELDKLGHVKPGSVTPLGRSVMGVIVRDGEPAPDISTPEAFIQALRNAPTFAYTNPKSGGTGGIMFAALLQKLGLLDEVDAKAVLGKGGHDVSVIIAEGRAALGTTFISEALPVKGVTVVGPLPGDLYFANTYTAALAADSAVGTEAAALLAAFTAPANRPRWTAAGLEPAFP; encoded by the coding sequence ATGAGCGCCGGCGCCGTCGAGGCGGTGGTTCGTCAACTCGCGCCGGAATTCGAGCGCGCAAGCGGCCATAAGGTCGATCTGAATTTCGGCACCGCCGGTTCGATGCGCGACCGCATCAAGAACGGCGAAAAGGCCGATCTCATCATCCTCGCCGATGCCGGCATTGCCGAGCTCGACAAGCTCGGCCACGTCAAACCCGGCAGCGTCACGCCGCTCGGCCGCAGCGTCATGGGCGTCATCGTGCGGGACGGCGAACCGGCGCCGGACATCTCGACACCTGAAGCCTTCATCCAGGCGCTGCGCAATGCGCCGACCTTTGCCTATACGAACCCGAAGTCGGGCGGCACCGGCGGCATCATGTTTGCCGCCCTGCTGCAGAAGCTCGGCCTGCTCGATGAGGTGGACGCCAAAGCCGTGCTCGGCAAAGGCGGTCACGACGTGTCGGTCATCATCGCGGAAGGGCGCGCCGCGCTCGGCACCACCTTCATCAGCGAGGCCTTGCCGGTGAAGGGCGTCACGGTGGTCGGCCCGCTGCCGGGCGACCTGTACTTCGCCAATACCTATACCGCGGCGCTCGCCGCCGACAGCGCCGTGGGGACGGAAGCGGCGGCCTTGCTGGCCGCCTTTACCGCCCCGGCGAACCGGCCCCGCTGGACGGCCGCGGGCCTCGAACCGGCCTTCCCTTAA
- a CDS encoding low molecular weight phosphatase family protein: MIAPARSTRPQAVLFACGQNAVRSPMAAGLFHQLYGKQVYVASCGVQKGELDPFVVAVMDEIGIDVARHKPITFEELDELEGLNFDLIVTLSPPAHHKALDLTRTIAADVEYWPTVDPTGIEGSREQRLNAYREVRDQLLARIRERFGRPGAGNE; encoded by the coding sequence ATGATCGCGCCCGCGCGCTCCACGCGTCCTCAGGCAGTGTTGTTTGCATGCGGTCAGAACGCGGTGCGCTCGCCGATGGCGGCCGGTCTGTTCCATCAGCTTTATGGCAAGCAGGTCTATGTCGCATCCTGCGGCGTGCAGAAGGGCGAGCTCGATCCCTTCGTGGTCGCGGTGATGGATGAAATCGGCATCGACGTCGCCCGGCACAAGCCGATCACCTTCGAGGAACTGGACGAACTCGAGGGCCTCAACTTCGACCTGATCGTCACGCTGTCGCCGCCGGCGCACCACAAGGCGCTGGATCTGACCCGGACCATCGCCGCCGACGTCGAATACTGGCCGACGGTCGATCCGACCGGCATCGAGGGCAGCCGCGAGCAGCGCCTGAATGCCTATCGCGAGGTCCGCGATCAGCTGCTTGCCCGCATCCGCGAGCGTTTCGGCCGGCCAGGGGCGGGGAATGAGTAG
- the murA gene encoding UDP-N-acetylglucosamine 1-carboxyvinyltransferase, with amino-acid sequence MDRIRIVGGQRLNGTIPISGAKNATLPLMIAGLLTDEPLILENVPRLADVIQLQRILGNHGVDVMINGKRLGDDPNAGRTITLSAKTIVDTTAPYELVSKMRASFWVIAPLVARMGEAKVSMPGGCAIGTRPVDLLIMSLEKLGAEIEIEGGYVIARAKNGLRGGEIAFPKVTVGGTHTALMAASLARGTTVIENAAREPEVVDVADCLNKMGAKISGAGTSRIVVEGVAKLSGTRHAVLPDRIETGTYAMAVAMAGGDVLLQNTRPDLLQSALDVLTEAGVTITPTNEGIRVARNGAGLNPVQVTTQPFPGFPTDLQAQLMALMTKAKGTSHITETIFENRFMHVQELARLGARISLDGDTATIEGVAKLKGAPVMATDLRASVSLVIAGLAAEGETMVNRVYHLDRGFEKLEEKLGACGAAIERISD; translated from the coding sequence ATGGATCGGATACGCATCGTCGGCGGGCAGCGTCTGAACGGAACTATTCCGATTTCCGGCGCCAAGAATGCCACGCTTCCTTTGATGATCGCGGGGCTGCTCACCGACGAGCCGCTCATTCTGGAAAATGTGCCGCGGCTGGCCGACGTCATCCAGCTCCAGCGCATCCTCGGCAATCACGGCGTCGACGTGATGATCAACGGCAAGCGTCTGGGCGACGACCCCAACGCCGGCCGCACGATCACGCTGTCCGCGAAAACCATCGTCGACACCACCGCGCCCTATGAGCTCGTGTCGAAGATGCGCGCCAGCTTCTGGGTGATTGCGCCGCTGGTCGCGCGCATGGGCGAAGCCAAAGTCTCGATGCCGGGCGGCTGCGCCATCGGCACCCGCCCGGTCGACCTCCTCATCATGTCGCTGGAGAAATTGGGCGCCGAGATCGAGATCGAAGGCGGCTATGTCATCGCCCGCGCCAAGAACGGCCTGCGCGGCGGCGAGATCGCCTTTCCCAAGGTCACTGTCGGCGGCACGCATACCGCGCTGATGGCGGCCTCGCTCGCCCGCGGCACCACCGTGATCGAGAATGCGGCGCGCGAGCCGGAAGTGGTCGACGTCGCCGACTGCCTCAACAAGATGGGCGCCAAGATTTCCGGCGCCGGCACCTCCCGCATTGTCGTGGAGGGCGTCGCCAAGCTGTCCGGCACGCGTCACGCCGTGCTGCCCGACCGTATCGAGACCGGCACCTATGCCATGGCCGTCGCGATGGCCGGCGGCGACGTGCTGCTGCAGAACACGCGGCCCGATCTGTTGCAGTCGGCGCTCGACGTGCTGACGGAGGCCGGCGTCACGATCACGCCGACCAACGAAGGCATCCGCGTCGCGCGCAACGGCGCCGGACTCAATCCGGTGCAGGTGACGACGCAGCCGTTCCCCGGCTTCCCGACCGATCTGCAGGCGCAGTTGATGGCGCTGATGACCAAGGCCAAGGGCACCTCGCACATCACCGAAACGATCTTCGAAAATCGTTTCATGCACGTGCAGGAACTGGCGCGTCTCGGCGCGCGCATCTCGCTCGACGGCGACACCGCCACCATCGAAGGTGTCGCCAAGCTCAAGGGCGCGCCGGTGATGGCGACGGATCTGCGCGCGTCGGTGTCGCTGGTGATCGCGGGCCTCGCCGCCGAAGGCGAGACCATGGTCAACCGCGTCTATCATCTCGATCGCGGCTTCGAGAAGCTCGAAGAGAAGCTCGGCGCCTGCGGCGCGGCCATCGAGCGGATCAGCGACTGA
- a CDS encoding AMP-binding protein, which yields MNLALWLSRAGLSHPDGPAVAFGTGVTATYAQAALRAARLAGALRARCGLGIGDRVAIVAKNMPAYLELLYGIWHAGLAAVPANAKLHGAELGYILDHSGARVCFVSKGLESEIAAHAPKTLERLIVIGSAEYEALFANDAIDIVSCSGEALAWLFYTSGTTGRPKGAMLTHRVLAAASYAYAMEADPIGPGDAILHAAPMSHGSGLYIMAHVARLGLQVVPESGGFEPDEIFDLIEQWPRASMFAAPTMIKRLVECPADCRPENFRTLIWGGAPMYVEDALAALDRFGPRIAQIYGQGESPMTITTLSKEDIADRDHPRWRERLGSAGRPYACVEVKVADSQDAPVATGEMGEILCRGDVVMPGYWRNEEASAATLRGGWLHTGDVGAFDAEGYLHLKDRSKDLIISGGSNIYPREVEEVLLTHGQVREVSVIGRPDREWGEVVVAYVVGDASRTELDTLCLSNIARFKRPKDYVFVDALPKNNYGKILKTELRVMDKNKAGSP from the coding sequence ATGAACCTTGCCCTCTGGCTTTCCCGTGCCGGCTTGAGCCATCCCGATGGCCCGGCGGTGGCTTTCGGGACAGGTGTGACCGCGACCTATGCGCAGGCGGCCTTGCGCGCCGCGCGGCTGGCCGGCGCCTTGCGCGCGCGCTGTGGCCTCGGCATCGGCGACCGCGTCGCGATCGTCGCCAAGAACATGCCGGCCTATCTCGAGTTGTTGTACGGCATCTGGCACGCCGGCCTCGCCGCGGTGCCGGCCAATGCCAAGCTGCACGGCGCCGAGCTCGGCTACATCCTCGACCATTCCGGCGCGCGCGTCTGCTTCGTCTCGAAGGGACTCGAGAGCGAGATCGCCGCGCACGCACCCAAGACGCTCGAGCGGCTGATCGTCATCGGCAGCGCGGAATATGAGGCGCTGTTCGCGAACGATGCGATCGATATCGTGTCTTGTTCCGGCGAGGCGCTCGCCTGGCTGTTCTACACCTCCGGCACGACGGGACGTCCGAAAGGCGCGATGCTGACGCACCGCGTGCTGGCGGCCGCCAGTTATGCCTATGCGATGGAGGCCGATCCCATTGGTCCGGGTGACGCCATCTTGCACGCGGCGCCGATGAGCCATGGCTCGGGCCTCTACATCATGGCGCACGTGGCGCGGCTCGGCCTGCAGGTGGTGCCGGAGTCGGGCGGCTTCGAGCCGGACGAGATTTTCGATCTAATCGAACAATGGCCGCGCGCGTCGATGTTCGCCGCGCCGACCATGATCAAGCGGCTGGTCGAATGCCCGGCCGACTGCCGGCCGGAAAACTTCCGCACGCTGATCTGGGGTGGCGCACCGATGTACGTGGAGGATGCGCTCGCCGCGCTCGACCGCTTCGGTCCGCGGATCGCGCAGATTTACGGGCAGGGCGAGTCGCCCATGACCATCACCACCTTGTCCAAGGAGGACATCGCCGATCGCGATCATCCGCGCTGGCGCGAGCGGCTCGGCTCCGCCGGCAGGCCCTATGCCTGCGTCGAGGTGAAGGTTGCCGACAGCCAGGATGCGCCGGTCGCCACCGGCGAGATGGGCGAGATCCTATGCCGTGGCGATGTCGTGATGCCGGGCTATTGGCGCAACGAGGAGGCGAGCGCCGCCACGTTGCGCGGCGGCTGGCTGCACACCGGCGATGTCGGCGCCTTCGACGCCGAAGGCTATCTGCACCTCAAGGACCGCTCCAAGGACTTGATCATCTCGGGCGGCTCCAACATCTATCCGCGTGAGGTCGAAGAGGTGCTGCTGACGCATGGGCAGGTGCGCGAGGTGTCGGTGATCGGCCGGCCCGACCGCGAATGGGGCGAGGTGGTCGTGGCCTATGTGGTCGGCGACGCCAGCCGGACGGAACTCGACACGCTGTGCCTGTCGAACATCGCCCGCTTCAAGCGACCGAAGGATTACGTGTTCGTGGACGCGCTGCCGAAGAACAACTACGGCAAGATCCTCAAGACGGAACTGCGCGTCATGGACAAGAACAAGGCCGGCTCGCCATGA
- a CDS encoding phospholipase D-like domain-containing protein has protein sequence MLIDNYQLQQTQKRFDERTAQRKRNERLIEEHRPLEVDTPERVQQFLKRRGLTLSADGTPTVEALSTVMAGETAGLPPEIALERQIGASDLMGVAFLAEGLRVANTIARIWISVRDSRPAGYATGFMVSPRLLITNHHVLGDPIVARNSLAEFNYERRGDGTITQGVNFTFDPDKFFYADRDLDYACVAVGARSRDGRDLSTYGYNLLSEDEGKAIAAQWANIIQHPSGEPKQLSLRENQIVDVLPQFLHYKTDTAPGSSGAPVFNDRWEIVALHHSGVYAKTADGRPMAVDGQPWQSWMGEDRIKWEANEGVRISRLIQHLRDQLRTDAHRTLFNEMLAPSQDVVPLVIGSPREAATQAPPQAAMTATVAEDGSATWTIPLTVTVNVGGKPAAPSIAAAPPAAAPSPLPAAPPEAPTPPTPATTGKSPNEVLAAARAELGQRGNVMSVRLGYVFDKGRITSERALVVTVRKKMSNADLRVAGVEELPASYGGLKVQVSDPTIEELILADQGVPAREALALNLPSVEEITYTPPPSPGLQRVKASMTVNAHLSPDAGWTQLSAFLDGTKKTLTVGMYDFGAPHIVDAVKNAGTVRGFKEMLLTIQPGQSVGSGTKANDLKDKEVVDELEAALGDKFKVAWVKIGAVNGWVASSYHIKVAVRDKSSFWLSSGNWQSSNQPPANPLALPWKRSWLSEYNREWHAIVDHPGLAADFEKYLRNDYDHNIGGAEEAMILPDLLMPAEMFMPTATERAAAFKYFEPLIETREFDVQPLLTPDNYHEHVLSLIESAQEELLIQNQTFNTPKPNHAKLRELMSAVLDKQRAGVNVRVIFRLLMKADARKNLEALQDFGFDMSAIRVQRNCHTKGIVVDRQRVMIGSQNWSEQGVSLNRDASLLFEDEKLANYFANVFEHDWANLATDDIDSAPSGVELATAEGAAPRGMVKVSIEEYLETL, from the coding sequence ATGTTGATCGACAATTACCAACTGCAGCAGACACAGAAGCGTTTTGACGAGCGGACGGCGCAACGGAAGCGCAACGAGCGCCTGATCGAAGAACACCGGCCGCTGGAAGTCGACACGCCGGAGCGCGTGCAGCAGTTCCTCAAGCGGCGGGGATTGACCCTGTCGGCCGACGGCACGCCGACCGTCGAAGCCTTGTCGACAGTCATGGCCGGTGAGACGGCGGGGTTGCCACCCGAGATCGCTCTCGAACGCCAGATCGGTGCGAGCGACCTCATGGGCGTGGCGTTCCTCGCGGAAGGCCTCCGCGTCGCCAACACGATCGCGCGCATCTGGATCAGCGTGCGCGACAGCCGTCCGGCAGGCTACGCCACCGGCTTCATGGTGTCGCCGCGCCTGCTCATTACAAACCATCACGTTCTCGGCGACCCGATCGTCGCGCGCAACTCGCTCGCCGAATTCAATTACGAACGACGCGGAGACGGCACCATCACGCAAGGTGTCAACTTCACGTTCGATCCCGACAAGTTCTTTTACGCCGACCGTGACCTCGACTACGCCTGCGTCGCTGTCGGCGCCCGGTCACGCGATGGCCGCGATCTTTCCACCTATGGCTATAACCTCCTCTCGGAGGACGAAGGCAAAGCCATCGCCGCGCAATGGGCGAACATCATCCAGCATCCGAGCGGCGAGCCAAAACAGCTCAGCCTGCGCGAGAACCAGATCGTCGACGTCCTGCCGCAGTTCCTGCACTACAAGACCGATACGGCGCCCGGCTCGTCGGGCGCTCCGGTCTTCAACGACCGGTGGGAAATCGTCGCGCTGCATCACTCGGGCGTCTACGCCAAGACGGCCGATGGACGACCGATGGCGGTCGACGGCCAGCCCTGGCAGTCGTGGATGGGCGAAGACCGCATCAAGTGGGAGGCGAATGAAGGCGTCCGCATCAGCCGCCTCATCCAGCATCTGCGCGATCAACTCCGCACCGATGCGCATCGGACTTTGTTCAATGAGATGCTCGCGCCATCGCAGGATGTCGTGCCGCTCGTCATCGGTTCCCCGCGCGAAGCCGCCACGCAGGCGCCGCCGCAAGCCGCCATGACTGCGACCGTCGCCGAGGATGGCTCCGCCACATGGACCATACCGTTGACGGTCACGGTGAACGTCGGCGGCAAACCGGCCGCGCCGTCGATTGCGGCAGCGCCACCTGCCGCGGCCCCGTCACCGCTGCCCGCAGCGCCACCAGAGGCGCCGACGCCGCCAACGCCAGCCACCACCGGCAAGAGCCCGAACGAGGTCCTGGCCGCCGCTCGCGCCGAACTCGGCCAACGCGGCAATGTCATGAGCGTGCGGCTCGGCTACGTGTTCGACAAAGGCCGCATCACCAGCGAACGCGCCCTCGTCGTCACCGTCCGCAAGAAGATGAGCAACGCCGACCTTCGCGTGGCCGGCGTCGAGGAATTGCCGGCGAGCTATGGCGGCCTGAAGGTTCAGGTCAGCGATCCCACCATCGAAGAGCTGATCCTCGCCGACCAAGGCGTGCCGGCGCGCGAGGCGCTGGCGCTCAATCTGCCGAGCGTCGAGGAGATCACCTATACGCCGCCGCCAAGCCCCGGTCTGCAACGGGTAAAGGCGTCCATGACGGTCAACGCGCACTTAAGCCCCGACGCGGGATGGACGCAGCTCTCGGCTTTCCTCGACGGCACGAAGAAGACCTTGACCGTCGGCATGTACGACTTCGGCGCCCCGCATATCGTCGATGCGGTCAAAAATGCCGGCACCGTCCGGGGCTTCAAGGAGATGCTGCTGACAATCCAGCCGGGGCAAAGCGTCGGCAGCGGCACCAAGGCCAACGATCTCAAAGACAAAGAGGTCGTGGATGAGCTGGAAGCCGCGCTCGGCGACAAATTCAAGGTCGCCTGGGTCAAAATCGGCGCGGTGAACGGCTGGGTCGCGAGTTCCTATCACATCAAGGTCGCGGTCCGCGACAAGTCGTCGTTCTGGCTGTCGAGCGGCAACTGGCAATCGTCGAACCAGCCGCCGGCAAACCCACTGGCGCTGCCGTGGAAGCGATCATGGCTGTCGGAATATAACCGCGAATGGCACGCCATCGTCGACCATCCGGGGCTCGCCGCCGACTTCGAAAAGTACCTTCGCAACGATTACGATCACAATATCGGCGGCGCCGAAGAGGCGATGATCCTGCCCGACCTTTTGATGCCGGCCGAAATGTTCATGCCGACCGCCACGGAGCGTGCGGCCGCGTTCAAGTATTTCGAGCCTTTGATCGAAACCCGCGAGTTCGACGTCCAGCCTTTGCTCACGCCGGACAACTACCATGAGCACGTTCTATCGCTCATCGAGAGCGCGCAGGAGGAATTGCTGATCCAGAATCAGACTTTCAACACGCCGAAGCCGAACCACGCCAAGCTACGCGAACTGATGTCCGCCGTGCTCGACAAACAGCGCGCCGGCGTCAACGTGCGCGTCATCTTTCGCCTGCTGATGAAGGCCGATGCGCGCAAGAACCTGGAGGCGCTCCAGGACTTCGGCTTCGACATGAGCGCCATCCGCGTCCAGCGCAATTGCCACACCAAGGGCATCGTGGTGGACCGCCAGCGCGTGATGATCGGCAGCCAGAACTGGTCGGAGCAAGGCGTGTCGCTCAACCGCGACGCCAGCCTGTTGTTCGAGGATGAAAAGCTCGCGAACTACTTCGCCAACGTATTCGAACACGACTGGGCCAACTTGGCGACCGACGATATCGACTCGGCTCCGTCCGGAGTTGAGCTCGCAACCGCGGAGGGCGCGGCGCCGCGCGGTATGGTCAAGGTCAGTATCGAGGAATATCTCGAGACCTTGTGA
- a CDS encoding response regulator, with protein sequence MSAKTRVLVVDDEAAILRFLKPALEANNYEMASAGTVAEAIKRIAADTPDIVLLDLGLPDGDGKDVIRRAREWSDVPVVVLSAREREAEKIESLDLGADDYVNKPFNIGELMARMRAALRHRLQRKAEIPVLRVGDLEVDAVRRRATRAGAELKLTPKEFELLSFLARHAGRVITHKQILAAVWGPAHTEDTQYLRVYIGQLRQKIEEKPDDPRIVLTEPGIGYRIAES encoded by the coding sequence ATGAGCGCGAAGACCCGCGTCCTGGTCGTCGACGACGAGGCGGCGATCCTGCGCTTCCTCAAGCCCGCGCTCGAGGCCAACAATTACGAGATGGCGAGTGCCGGCACGGTGGCCGAAGCGATCAAGCGCATCGCCGCGGATACGCCGGACATCGTGCTGCTCGATCTCGGGTTGCCGGACGGCGACGGCAAGGATGTGATCCGTCGTGCGCGCGAATGGTCGGACGTGCCGGTCGTCGTCTTGTCGGCGCGCGAGCGCGAAGCCGAGAAGATCGAGTCGCTCGATCTCGGCGCCGACGATTACGTCAACAAGCCGTTCAACATCGGCGAGCTGATGGCGCGCATGCGCGCCGCGCTGCGGCACCGCCTGCAGCGCAAGGCGGAGATCCCGGTGCTGCGCGTCGGCGATCTCGAGGTCGATGCGGTGCGCCGCCGCGCGACGCGCGCCGGCGCGGAGTTGAAGCTGACGCCGAAGGAGTTCGAGCTGTTGTCGTTTCTGGCGCGCCATGCCGGGCGCGTCATCACCCACAAGCAGATCCTCGCCGCGGTGTGGGGACCGGCGCATACCGAGGATACGCAATATCTGCGCGTCTATATCGGCCAGCTGCGCCAGAAGATCGAAGAGAAGCCCGACGACCCGCGCATCGTGCTCACCGAGCCGGGCATCGGCTACCGCATCGCGGAAAGCTGA
- the yacG gene encoding DNA gyrase inhibitor YacG produces MNEIDRTLSAPRCPICGKARDEAFRPFCSKRCADIDLNRWLSGVYAIPVKDDADDEDGLRPADNDNAER; encoded by the coding sequence ATGAACGAAATAGACCGCACCCTGTCTGCGCCCCGCTGCCCGATCTGCGGCAAGGCCCGGGACGAGGCCTTTCGGCCGTTCTGCTCCAAGCGCTGCGCCGACATCGACCTCAATCGCTGGCTGTCCGGGGTCTATGCCATTCCGGTCAAGGACGACGCCGACGATGAAGACGGCCTGCGGCCCGCGGACAACGACAACGCCGAACGCTAG
- a CDS encoding Maf-like protein: protein MIGRSKFVLASGSPRRLALVNQAGIEPDALKPADLDETPKRGEIPRAYANRLARAKAEVALENVKLDDELRGAYILAADTVVAVGRRILPKAELLDEAAQCLRLLSGRNHRVYTSICLVTPKESFRQRLVETRVRFKRLTSEDIEGYLASGEWRGKAGGYAAQGIAGTFIVKLVGSYTNVVGLPLYETMQLLGGEGYPIRFGWLNAV from the coding sequence ATGATCGGCCGCTCGAAATTCGTTCTCGCCTCCGGCTCGCCGCGCCGGCTCGCGCTCGTCAACCAGGCGGGCATCGAGCCGGACGCGCTCAAGCCCGCCGACCTCGACGAGACGCCCAAGCGCGGCGAGATCCCGCGCGCCTACGCCAACCGCCTGGCGCGGGCCAAGGCGGAGGTGGCGCTGGAGAACGTCAAGCTCGACGATGAACTGCGCGGCGCCTACATCCTCGCCGCCGATACGGTGGTGGCCGTCGGCCGCCGCATCCTGCCCAAGGCCGAGTTGCTCGACGAGGCGGCGCAATGTCTGCGGCTGCTGTCCGGCCGCAACCACCGGGTCTACACGTCGATCTGCCTGGTGACGCCGAAGGAATCGTTCCGCCAGCGGTTGGTCGAGACGCGCGTGCGCTTCAAGCGGCTGACGTCCGAGGACATTGAGGGCTATCTCGCGTCCGGCGAATGGCGCGGCAAGGCCGGTGGTTACGCGGCGCAAGGCATTGCCGGCACGTTCATCGTCAAGCTCGTCGGCTCCTACACCAATGTGGTGGGCTTGCCGCTCTACGAGACCATGCAACTCCTGGGCGGCGAGGGCTATCCAATCCGGTTCGGGTGGCTCAACGCGGTGTGA